In Dehalococcoidia bacterium, the sequence CGACGATGCCCAGCAGCAGCCCGAGGATGCGCCGGTGGGCGCGCAGCACACCCCAGAGCGAGGGCAGCGCCTCGCTTCCGCGCGCCGGCGCCCAGTTGCGCGGCGCGAACAGCAGCAGCGCCAGCGCCATCAGCAGGCCGGGCGCCATCAGGTACGGCGTGGCGTGCAGATCGTGGCCGGCGACGGCCTGGACGATCTTCGGGCTGAGCGCAAAGCCGGCGCTGCCGCCGACGAGATACACCGACATCAGGGTCGATTTGCGCCGCCCCGCGCTGGCCACGACCATGGCCGCGGCCTGCGGATGGTACATCGCCGTGCCAAGGCCGGCCAGCACCGCAAAGAGCACGAGCACGAGAAAGCTGGGCGCCACGCCCAGCAACGAGCCGCCCACGGCCGAGGCGGCCAGGCCGATCACCGAGATCAGCCGCGTCGTGTAGCGGTCGGCAAGGTGCCCGAGCAGCGGCTGAATGATCGACGAAGTGATCGTGTACGCCGTGACGATGATGCTGGCGCGCCCCACGTCGAAGCCGATGCTCAGCGCCAGCAGCGGCAGCAGGATCGCCAAATACTGGCCGTAGGAGTCGTTGACGAAGTGCGCCAGCGTCATGCCGGCGATGCGCCAGAGCGCGGGAGCCGCTTCGGCGGCCGGCGCCGCCGGCGCGGGGACCGCCGCGACGGCCATGCCCGGAGCCGCTAAAGTCCTTGACGAACGCGCCATGCCAGGCCTCCGCCGCTG encodes:
- a CDS encoding MFS transporter; translation: MARSSRTLAAPGMAVAAVPAPAAPAAEAAPALWRIAGMTLAHFVNDSYGQYLAILLPLLALSIGFDVGRASIIVTAYTITSSIIQPLLGHLADRYTTRLISVIGLAASAVGGSLLGVAPSFLVLVLFAVLAGLGTAMYHPQAAAMVVASAGRRKSTLMSVYLVGGSAGFALSPKIVQAVAGHDLHATPYLMAPGLLMALALLLFAPRNWAPARGSEALPSLWGVLRAHRRILGLLLGIVVLRSWTQLSVSTFLPFYYSHRYADHHYAASHAANVITVFSLTGAFGGLLGGFLADRFAAKPVIVLSLIAAGPLLLVLPRLDGAWLYLVAAGSGILLLSSWNVLTVRGQTLLSRNVGMASGLMLGFSIGLGGLGAIPLGFVGDRIGLLPVLVFCAVLAPLAGLLALRLPD